One part of the Luteibacter yeojuensis genome encodes these proteins:
- a CDS encoding polyprenyl synthetase family protein — MSSIAARPSSLDFAGVRALAADDMKEVDALIRHRLSSDVVLINRIADHIIAGGGKRLRPMLHVLAARAAGYDGTEHAKLAAIVEFIHTSTLLHDDVVDESDMRRGRKTANALWGNAASVLVGDFLYSRSFQLMVELDDMRIMRILADTTNTIAEGEVLQLLNIGNADVDETAYLAVIERKTAVLFAAATELGGVLGGLPDAQTAALRRYGMELGYAFQIADDLLDYVSDAETLGKNIGDDLAEGKPTLPLIYAMQAADAEQLKSLRHAIEHGGLDSLDRIVAAIRDSGALERTHAKAVAHATAARDALAELAPSTFRDALAALADYSVERRF; from the coding sequence ATGTCTTCCATCGCCGCCCGCCCCTCCTCCCTCGATTTCGCCGGCGTCCGCGCCCTGGCGGCTGACGACATGAAGGAGGTCGACGCACTCATCCGGCACCGTCTCTCATCGGACGTCGTGCTCATCAACCGGATCGCCGACCACATCATCGCGGGGGGCGGCAAGCGTCTGCGTCCGATGCTCCATGTGCTTGCGGCCCGTGCCGCGGGCTACGACGGCACGGAGCACGCCAAGCTGGCGGCCATCGTCGAGTTCATCCACACCTCCACGCTGCTGCACGACGACGTGGTGGACGAGTCGGACATGCGGCGCGGCCGCAAGACGGCGAACGCCCTATGGGGAAATGCAGCGAGCGTTCTCGTGGGCGACTTCCTCTATTCGCGCTCGTTCCAGCTGATGGTGGAACTGGACGACATGCGCATCATGCGCATCCTCGCCGATACCACCAATACGATCGCCGAAGGCGAGGTGCTGCAGTTGTTGAACATCGGTAACGCCGACGTCGACGAGACCGCCTACCTTGCGGTGATCGAACGCAAGACCGCCGTGCTGTTCGCGGCGGCGACGGAACTGGGCGGCGTGCTCGGCGGCCTGCCGGACGCGCAGACGGCCGCGCTCCGCCGCTACGGCATGGAACTGGGCTACGCTTTCCAGATCGCCGACGACCTGCTCGATTACGTCTCCGACGCGGAGACGCTCGGCAAGAACATCGGCGACGATCTCGCCGAAGGCAAGCCCACCCTGCCGCTGATCTACGCCATGCAGGCGGCCGACGCGGAACAGCTGAAGTCCCTGCGGCACGCCATCGAACACGGCGGGCTCGATTCGCTGGATCGCATCGTCGCCGCCATCCGCGATTCCGGCGCACTCGAGCGCACGCACGCGAAGGCCGTGGCCCATGCGACGGCGGCACGCGACGCGCTCGCGGAACTGGCGCCCTCGACTTTCCGCGACGCCCTCGCGGCGCTCGCCGATTACTCGGTCGAACGCCGGTTCTGA
- the ubiH gene encoding 2-octaprenyl-6-methoxyphenyl hydroxylase — MSQSEPILIVGGGLVGASLAIALDAAGLPAVLIEAAAPRVDQQPSYDERNLALARATVNGLDAIGVWDFARQRATPILHIHTSRAGDFGSVRMDAAAEGVDALGWTLPARELGAALLQRLDACRHLIRMAPARVEGIEPATGGWAVTVATAEGSHRLTTPLLVAADGTTSGIRAQLGIGTREHDYEQALFVTTMTPERDPRGRAFERFTDEGPVAMLPLAERRVGAILTVPAERADDVAAMDDAAYLALVQERFGWRLGRLSRPGRRVPYPIRRVAAESLTGSRAVLVGNAAQTVHPIGAQGFNLGLRDALTLAELATTAADPGDAAMLAEYARRRTPDREGTMAMSHGLVRLACMDQPLLGPLRSLAMLALDRLPPLRHALSRRGMGFRAHAPLAVREKTP, encoded by the coding sequence ATGAGCCAGTCCGAACCCATTCTCATCGTCGGCGGCGGCCTGGTCGGTGCCAGCCTCGCCATCGCACTGGACGCTGCCGGCCTGCCGGCCGTGCTGATCGAGGCGGCCGCGCCGCGGGTCGACCAGCAACCCAGCTACGACGAGCGCAACCTTGCACTGGCGCGCGCGACCGTCAACGGACTCGATGCGATCGGCGTGTGGGATTTCGCCCGGCAGCGCGCTACACCGATCCTTCACATCCACACCAGCCGCGCCGGCGATTTCGGCAGCGTGCGGATGGATGCGGCGGCGGAAGGCGTCGACGCGCTCGGCTGGACGCTACCCGCCCGCGAACTCGGTGCCGCCCTGCTGCAACGCCTGGATGCGTGCCGGCACCTCATCCGTATGGCGCCGGCGCGCGTGGAAGGCATCGAGCCGGCGACCGGCGGTTGGGCGGTAACGGTGGCGACCGCCGAGGGGTCGCACCGGCTGACCACGCCGCTGCTGGTCGCCGCCGACGGCACGACATCGGGCATCCGTGCCCAGCTGGGGATCGGCACGCGCGAACACGACTACGAACAGGCGCTGTTCGTCACCACCATGACGCCGGAGCGCGATCCGCGCGGGCGCGCCTTCGAACGCTTCACGGACGAGGGCCCCGTCGCGATGCTTCCGCTCGCCGAGCGCCGTGTCGGCGCAATCCTGACGGTGCCCGCCGAACGGGCAGACGACGTCGCGGCCATGGACGATGCCGCCTACCTCGCGCTGGTGCAGGAGCGCTTCGGCTGGCGTCTTGGCCGCCTGAGCCGGCCCGGCAGGCGGGTGCCGTACCCGATTCGCCGCGTCGCGGCCGAATCCTTGACGGGTTCCCGCGCGGTGCTCGTCGGCAATGCGGCGCAGACCGTGCATCCAATCGGCGCACAGGGCTTCAACCTCGGCCTTCGCGACGCGCTCACGCTCGCCGAACTGGCCACGACGGCGGCCGATCCGGGCGACGCGGCGATGCTCGCGGAGTATGCGCGTCGCCGCACGCCGGATCGCGAAGGCACGATGGCCATGAGCCACGGCCTCGTGCGTCTCGCATGCATGGACCAGCCTTTGCTCGGACCGTTGCGCTCGCTGGCGATGCTGGCGCTGGACCGGCTTCCCCCACTGCGGCATGCCTTGAGCCGTCGGGGCATGGGATTCCGCGCCCACGCGCCCCTGGCCGTGCGGGAGAAGACGCCATGA
- a CDS encoding UbiH/UbiF/VisC/COQ6 family ubiquinone biosynthesis hydroxylase produces MSEPRNDTAARRRGNLLDVAVVGGGMVGAAAALALARAGFSVALADAREPAPWAAADELDLRVVGLAPSSIALLDQLGVWPAIRSARASGYDRMVVWDAESGATIRFDAADEGRDVLGYIVENALVQAVLWHALDDAGVRRVVPAEVVAFSRREDRAQLELADGQAIAARLVVAADGAESPLRGMVGIGTHGRDYAQRAVVAHVETARPHERTAWQRFLPTGPLAMLPLADGRSSIVWSLPDAEARRVLALDDEGFREALGVASDFRLGPIGGVTRRAAFPLRLKLADRYEADRLVLLGDAAHAVHPLAGQGVNLGLRDVVELRDTLRDAHEAGRDIAAAHVLRRYARRRRSADGLDAWSFDALARIYAWQAAPLVAVRGAGVRLMDAFGPLKRRIARHAAGL; encoded by the coding sequence ATGAGCGAACCCCGGAACGACACGGCCGCGCGGCGCCGCGGCAACCTGCTCGACGTCGCCGTGGTCGGTGGCGGCATGGTGGGCGCGGCGGCCGCGTTGGCCCTCGCCCGCGCGGGATTCTCGGTGGCCCTGGCCGATGCGCGCGAACCGGCGCCATGGGCGGCGGCGGACGAACTGGACCTGAGGGTCGTCGGCCTCGCGCCCTCCTCGATCGCGCTGCTCGACCAGTTGGGTGTCTGGCCGGCGATTCGCTCCGCCCGTGCGTCGGGCTACGACCGCATGGTGGTATGGGACGCCGAAAGCGGCGCCACGATCCGCTTCGACGCGGCCGACGAAGGCCGCGACGTGCTCGGCTATATTGTCGAAAACGCCCTCGTGCAGGCCGTGTTATGGCATGCGCTCGACGATGCCGGCGTCCGCCGCGTGGTCCCTGCGGAGGTCGTGGCGTTCTCGCGGCGCGAGGATCGCGCACAGCTGGAACTCGCCGACGGCCAGGCGATCGCCGCCCGTCTTGTGGTCGCCGCCGACGGTGCCGAATCGCCGCTGCGCGGCATGGTCGGCATCGGCACGCATGGGCGCGATTACGCGCAGCGCGCCGTCGTCGCCCACGTCGAGACGGCGCGCCCGCACGAACGTACGGCCTGGCAACGATTCCTTCCGACCGGCCCGCTTGCGATGCTGCCCCTGGCCGATGGACGCAGTTCGATCGTGTGGTCGCTGCCCGATGCCGAGGCACGCCGTGTGCTCGCGCTGGACGACGAAGGCTTTCGCGAGGCGCTCGGTGTGGCCAGCGATTTCCGGCTGGGCCCCATCGGCGGCGTCACGCGTCGAGCCGCGTTTCCCCTGCGCCTGAAGCTGGCCGACCGTTACGAAGCGGACAGGCTGGTGCTCCTCGGCGATGCCGCGCACGCCGTCCATCCGCTGGCCGGGCAGGGCGTGAACCTGGGCTTGCGCGACGTCGTCGAGTTGCGCGACACCTTGCGGGATGCCCACGAGGCCGGTCGCGACATCGCGGCAGCCCATGTGTTGCGCCGCTACGCCCGCCGTCGCCGCAGCGCCGACGGCCTCGACGCCTGGTCGTTCGATGCGCTGGCACGCATCTACGCCTGGCAGGCCGCACCGCTGGTGGCCGTCCGTGGCGCCGGCGTGCGCCTGATGGATGCCTTCGGCCCGCTGAAGCGCCGCATCGCCCGCCACGCCGCGGGCCTCTGA
- a CDS encoding dienelactone hydrolase family protein, which produces MRRSLLVLSLLVFGYVGAASAAMVAKPVQWTDNGIAYKSFLVYDDAVAAKRPGLVMVPNWFGVNDMAVAKAKEIAGKDYVILLTDMYGDGKRPSNESEAAAAVKPLYADRKVMRQRVSRALVELKAQAKSAPIDPAKLAAIGFCFGGSAVLDLAREGADIAAVVTFHGILSTDAKLPSDIHAKVLVLTGADDQGVPMEQRAAFETEMREAKVDWALETFGGAVHCFTEKEATAKTGNCRYDAKVAHRAYAAMHAWLAEAFAK; this is translated from the coding sequence ATGCGTCGTTCGCTGCTCGTCCTGTCCTTGCTGGTTTTCGGTTACGTGGGTGCCGCCTCGGCGGCGATGGTCGCCAAGCCGGTGCAGTGGACCGACAACGGCATCGCCTACAAGAGCTTCCTCGTCTACGACGATGCCGTCGCCGCCAAGCGGCCCGGTCTGGTCATGGTGCCGAACTGGTTCGGCGTGAACGACATGGCGGTGGCCAAGGCGAAGGAGATCGCCGGCAAGGATTACGTCATCCTCCTCACCGACATGTATGGCGACGGCAAGCGTCCGTCGAACGAAAGCGAGGCGGCGGCGGCGGTGAAGCCGCTGTATGCCGACCGCAAGGTCATGCGCCAGCGCGTGTCGCGCGCACTCGTCGAATTGAAGGCGCAAGCGAAGAGCGCGCCGATCGATCCCGCGAAGCTTGCCGCCATCGGCTTCTGTTTCGGCGGATCGGCCGTGCTCGACCTGGCTCGCGAGGGGGCGGACATCGCCGCCGTGGTCACGTTCCACGGCATCCTTTCCACCGATGCGAAGCTTCCTTCGGACATCCACGCCAAGGTGCTCGTCCTGACCGGTGCCGACGACCAGGGTGTGCCGATGGAACAGCGCGCGGCCTTCGAGACGGAAATGCGCGAAGCGAAGGTCGACTGGGCGCTCGAAACCTTCGGCGGCGCGGTGCACTGCTTCACCGAGAAGGAAGCGACCGCGAAGACCGGGAATTGCCGTTACGACGCGAAGGTGGCGCATCGCGCGTACGCCGCGATGCATGCGTGGCTGGCGGAAGCCTTCGCGAAGTAA
- a CDS encoding fimbrial protein: MYKKFIAASLFVSTLAVGPAARAANDGIIDITGRITSTTCEVEGQPPGSGGVRKSVPLDTISAGALAQVGQTYGDRGFTIQIGGNPDCADDTTVKVRFDPSSPALDRLTGRLNIDAGADAAGGVQIQIANGDGTPIHLYTEDSKSVVVADNKAQVDLIARYYRSGEVTAGAANSRVGFQVIYE, from the coding sequence ATGTACAAGAAATTCATCGCAGCGAGCCTGTTCGTCTCCACCCTGGCCGTCGGACCGGCCGCCAGGGCCGCGAACGACGGCATCATCGACATCACCGGAAGGATCACCTCCACCACCTGCGAAGTCGAGGGCCAGCCGCCCGGCAGCGGCGGGGTCAGGAAGAGCGTGCCGCTGGACACCATCAGCGCGGGTGCCCTCGCCCAGGTCGGACAGACTTACGGCGATCGCGGCTTCACGATCCAGATCGGCGGCAACCCCGATTGCGCGGACGATACGACGGTGAAAGTCCGGTTCGATCCTTCCAGTCCCGCGCTCGATCGCCTCACCGGCCGGCTCAACATCGACGCCGGCGCCGACGCTGCGGGCGGCGTGCAGATCCAGATCGCGAACGGCGACGGCACGCCGATCCATCTCTACACCGAGGATTCCAAGAGCGTGGTCGTGGCGGATAACAAGGCGCAGGTCGACCTCATCGCCCGCTATTACCGTTCCGGCGAGGTCACGGCCGGCGCCGCGAATTCGCGCGTGGGATTCCAGGTCATCTACGAATAA
- a CDS encoding cob(I)yrinic acid a,c-diamide adenosyltransferase: protein MGNRLSKIYTRTGDDGSTGLGDGSRIGKDSLRVAAYGTVDELNSAIGMVIAAEGLDEDIREALVQIQHELFDLGGELCIPGMAMIQARDIDRLEGVLDGFNADLPPLKDFILPGGGMAAATCHLARTICRRAERDVVALGRVEEVRPEARRYLNRLSDLLFVMARVLARRSGHGEVLWQHERRPRG from the coding sequence ATGGGCAATCGACTTTCCAAGATCTACACGCGCACGGGCGACGACGGCAGTACGGGGCTCGGCGACGGCAGCCGTATTGGCAAGGATTCCCTGCGGGTGGCGGCGTACGGCACGGTCGACGAACTGAACAGCGCCATCGGCATGGTCATCGCCGCCGAGGGCCTGGACGAGGACATCCGCGAGGCCCTGGTCCAGATACAGCACGAACTGTTCGACCTTGGCGGGGAGCTGTGCATCCCCGGCATGGCGATGATCCAGGCAAGGGACATCGACCGGCTCGAGGGTGTGCTGGACGGTTTCAACGCCGACCTTCCCCCGCTGAAGGACTTCATCCTTCCCGGCGGCGGCATGGCGGCCGCGACCTGTCACCTCGCCCGCACGATCTGCCGCCGCGCCGAACGTGACGTGGTCGCCCTCGGCCGGGTGGAAGAGGTCCGCCCCGAAGCACGACGCTACCTGAACCGCCTTTCAGATTTGCTCTTCGTGATGGCCCGCGTGCTCGCCCGCCGCAGCGGCCACGGCGAGGTGCTCTGGCAGCACGAGCGCCGGCCCCGGGGCTGA
- a CDS encoding fimbrial biogenesis chaperone, with translation MSRTLSAIGAVVLFAYAGMAHAAVVIAGTRVVFPAQARDVSLKVENKGTEPALVQAWIDDGDEASSPSTARAPFAITPPVFRIDPGHAHTLRIVHVGDGKPKEREALYWLNVLEIPPKPAEAESGNLLQFAFRHRLKLFHRPKGLSTAPERAASDLRWSVERDGGKMRLRVDNPSPYHVSFQAVGLSPGGKGDAARDLGGGMVGPGASTRFSLPDAAGDIREGKVGFVTINDFGAAIPGSAAIAP, from the coding sequence ATGTCACGCACCCTATCGGCGATCGGCGCCGTCGTTCTCTTCGCATATGCCGGCATGGCGCATGCCGCCGTGGTCATCGCGGGCACGCGCGTGGTGTTCCCCGCGCAGGCACGCGACGTGTCGTTGAAAGTGGAAAACAAGGGCACCGAGCCGGCGCTGGTCCAGGCCTGGATCGACGACGGCGACGAAGCCTCCTCGCCGTCGACGGCGCGCGCACCGTTCGCCATCACGCCCCCGGTCTTCCGGATCGATCCCGGTCACGCGCACACGCTTCGCATCGTGCATGTCGGCGACGGCAAGCCAAAGGAAAGGGAGGCGCTCTACTGGCTGAATGTGCTCGAGATCCCGCCCAAACCGGCCGAGGCGGAAAGCGGCAACCTCCTCCAGTTCGCCTTCCGTCACCGGCTGAAGTTGTTCCATCGGCCCAAGGGCCTCTCCACCGCGCCGGAGCGCGCGGCCTCGGACCTGCGCTGGTCCGTGGAGCGTGACGGCGGGAAGATGCGCTTGCGCGTCGACAATCCCTCGCCTTATCACGTCTCCTTCCAGGCTGTCGGCCTCTCGCCGGGCGGCAAGGGGGACGCCGCGCGCGACCTCGGGGGAGGTATGGTCGGCCCCGGCGCGTCCACGCGCTTTTCTCTTCCCGATGCCGCGGGCGACATCCGGGAAGGAAAGGTGGGCTTCGTGACGATCAACGATTTCGGGGCCGCCATTCCCGGTTCCGCGGCCATTGCTCCGTGA
- a CDS encoding fimbria/pilus outer membrane usher protein produces the protein MTVRVAQAQDTPVVFDAAFLQAADAAALDMSRFALGNPVLPGDYDVDVWMNGEWQARKSVRFVAHGGGADAGPCIAREELVAYGLDPASLPAVDDDPCLPMAQRVASATTRFDVSEQRLDIEVPQAAMSRRRPGAVPPGQWDHGMTAGLLAWRAGARRTDSPRRSDASVHADADAGVNVGPWRLRHAASLSGGHYSRRHAYVERPVAEWRAQLRTGVFPLGNGTFPAIQLRGISLASDARMAADALAGYAPRVKGIAAAHATVRITQNGILLRELVVPPGPFEVDDLHAAGRGGDIQVDIEEHGRHRTFRVPFFPVPELLREGSTAYTLSAGRGMVGRGRSHGVVQADGRHGFPGELTGHAGGRLSRGIASLVVGGAIATLGGAFALDIARSRRSGSGSTGLWRMRHGRQWADGTLVSLGMAKGREGVSRAMGGSTVRADAMRRIDVLIQKDFGGRGILGVNASHVAHARGKGGALEQAVSWTRTWGRLGMDVSLRRSRRHDLAGRFSETAGQVNVSMPLGATASAARLHATALAGAHADGARLGIHGNVGEAAETRYGAAVGRDRRKGSRFDASVSRRMAAGEVVATIDSSPVARAGSLSASGGLIFHRGGITPAQRLGDAVALVQARGAQGAGVAGGTGARIGRRGHAVVPHLTPYRWNTVDLDPAGTSLDVGFVATHRRVAPTAGAVVLVAFETELAKTVLVAGRLADGRPLPFGAEVLDSQDRSVGLVGQGGRIFLRTERTDGQWTVRWSGDATGRCVLRIAPDATTAAGEPRLTGACE, from the coding sequence ATGACGGTCCGTGTCGCCCAGGCCCAGGACACCCCGGTTGTCTTCGATGCCGCTTTCCTCCAGGCCGCCGATGCGGCGGCGCTCGACATGTCGCGCTTCGCGCTCGGCAATCCGGTGCTGCCCGGCGATTACGACGTCGACGTATGGATGAACGGCGAGTGGCAGGCGCGCAAGTCGGTCCGTTTCGTCGCCCACGGAGGGGGTGCCGACGCCGGCCCTTGCATCGCGCGCGAGGAACTCGTCGCATATGGGCTCGATCCCGCCTCGCTGCCAGCGGTGGACGACGATCCCTGCCTCCCCATGGCGCAACGCGTCGCCTCGGCGACGACTCGATTCGACGTGAGCGAGCAACGCCTCGACATCGAGGTGCCGCAGGCCGCCATGTCGCGCCGCCGACCCGGCGCCGTACCGCCAGGCCAGTGGGACCACGGCATGACGGCGGGCCTCCTCGCGTGGCGCGCGGGCGCGCGCCGCACGGATTCGCCTCGCCGGAGCGACGCGTCCGTCCATGCCGATGCGGACGCGGGCGTCAACGTCGGGCCGTGGCGGCTACGCCATGCCGCGTCCTTGTCCGGCGGGCATTACAGTCGCCGGCACGCGTATGTCGAGCGCCCCGTGGCCGAATGGCGTGCGCAACTGCGCACGGGCGTTTTTCCCCTGGGGAACGGCACGTTCCCGGCGATCCAGCTGCGCGGCATCTCGCTCGCCAGCGATGCGCGCATGGCCGCCGACGCCCTCGCCGGGTATGCGCCGCGAGTGAAAGGCATCGCGGCCGCCCATGCCACCGTGAGGATCACGCAGAACGGGATCCTGCTGCGCGAACTCGTCGTGCCGCCTGGACCTTTCGAGGTCGACGATCTCCATGCCGCCGGGCGCGGCGGGGATATCCAGGTCGACATCGAGGAACACGGCAGGCACCGGACGTTTCGCGTGCCGTTCTTTCCGGTGCCCGAACTCCTGCGCGAGGGCAGCACGGCGTACACGCTGAGCGCCGGACGCGGCATGGTCGGCCGCGGGCGTTCCCACGGCGTCGTCCAGGCCGATGGGCGGCACGGTTTCCCGGGTGAACTGACGGGTCACGCCGGTGGACGCCTGTCGCGCGGCATCGCCTCGCTGGTCGTGGGTGGAGCGATCGCCACGCTGGGAGGCGCGTTCGCGCTCGATATCGCACGTTCGCGCCGCTCGGGCAGCGGCAGCACCGGACTATGGCGCATGCGTCATGGGAGGCAATGGGCCGACGGAACCCTCGTATCGTTGGGTATGGCGAAGGGGCGCGAAGGCGTGTCCCGCGCCATGGGCGGCTCGACGGTACGCGCCGATGCCATGCGGCGTATCGATGTGCTCATCCAGAAGGACTTCGGCGGAAGGGGCATTCTCGGCGTGAACGCCTCGCACGTCGCCCACGCGCGGGGGAAGGGTGGTGCGCTGGAACAGGCCGTGTCGTGGACGCGTACCTGGGGTCGTCTCGGCATGGATGTTTCGCTGAGGCGGTCGCGCCGTCACGATCTCGCCGGTCGTTTCAGCGAGACCGCCGGGCAGGTGAACGTTTCCATGCCGCTGGGCGCGACCGCGTCCGCGGCGCGGCTGCATGCCACGGCCCTCGCTGGCGCGCATGCCGACGGCGCGCGTCTGGGTATTCACGGAAACGTCGGCGAAGCGGCCGAAACCCGGTATGGCGCGGCAGTGGGCCGGGATCGGCGAAAGGGCAGCCGCTTCGACGCATCGGTGTCCCGGCGCATGGCCGCGGGCGAGGTCGTCGCGACGATCGACAGCTCGCCGGTGGCGCGTGCCGGGTCGCTGTCGGCGTCGGGCGGCCTGATCTTCCATCGCGGCGGCATCACACCGGCCCAACGGCTGGGCGACGCGGTCGCCCTTGTGCAGGCGCGCGGCGCACAGGGTGCCGGGGTGGCGGGCGGCACGGGCGCAAGGATCGGCCGTCGCGGCCACGCGGTCGTTCCCCATCTCACGCCCTACCGCTGGAATACGGTGGACCTCGATCCGGCCGGAACGTCGCTCGATGTCGGCTTCGTGGCCACTCACCGCCGCGTGGCGCCGACGGCGGGAGCGGTTGTCCTCGTGGCGTTCGAAACCGAACTCGCGAAGACGGTCCTCGTTGCCGGACGGTTGGCGGACGGACGGCCGCTGCCCTTCGGGGCGGAGGTGCTGGATTCCCAGGACCGCTCGGTAGGCCTTGTCGGTCAGGGCGGCCGGATCTTCCTGCGGACGGAGCGTACCGACGGGCAATGGACCGTGCGCTGGTCCGGCGATGCAACCGGTCGGTGCGTCCTGCGTATCGCGCCGGATGCAACCACCGCCGCGGGAGAGCCGCGGCTCACAGGAGCATGCGAATGA